The sequence GCGGTGTTCTGCATGATCACGCACATCATTCTACACACGCGCGCGAAGGCCATTCAGCACGACCTGGAAGCCACGATGGAGCGCACCTTCAATCTGCTGACCATCCAGCAGCGCCCCGGCCAGTACTGAGGGGCGGGAGGCCCACGCCCAAGCCATGTCGGACTCGCTCAGCGCAGGACAGCGCAGCAAGATTCGTCGGCTCAGCCAGCCGAAGGAGCTCTCTCCCGATGAAGAGGGTGGCGAGCTCAACATCGTGCCGTTCCTCGACATCATCGTGAACATCTTGATCTTCGTGTTGGCCACCGTGGCGGTGACCTTCACGGCGACCATCGACACGCAGCCGCCTGCCAGCAAGTCGAGTGGCGTGCGCCAGGTCGAGACGTCAGCGTTGAACCTCACGGTGTTCATCGTCAACGATGGATTCTCGATCAAGGCTTCGGGGGGAAACATCGCACCGGGGTGCGACGCCCCGGGCGCGGGGATCACCGTCCCGAAGAAGGGCAGCCAGTACGACTACGACGCGCTCAATACCTGCGCCGTCAAATTGAAGAAGGCGTCGCCTGACTTCGCCGAGGAAAATCAGGTGTACATCACGGCCAACCCCGGCACGGACTACCAGACGCTGATCGCCACCATCGACGCTCTGCGATCGACGCCCCAGGGCGATGCGCTGTTCGAGGACGTGAACTTCAAGGTGCCCCGATGAGTCAAGCAGGCCAGCCTCCCGCGGGCGGCGGCGCTCCGCCCCAACGAGCGTCAGTGGTTCGCTACAAGGCGGAGTTGCGCAAGGCGGTTCGGAGAAACGCCATCGAGCCTGACATCAACTTCCTCAACATCACGGCGATGCTCGACATCATGACGATCATCCTCGTGTTCTTGTTGAAGAGCCTGGGAGAATCGAGCGCGAGCGTGCCGCAGAGTGACGACCTGCGCCTGCCCCGCTCCGTGGTCCGCACGCAGCCAAGTGACGAAGGCGTCGTCGTGACCGTGTCCAAGACGCAAATCTTGGTGGCGGACGACCGGGTGGTCACGCTGCCCAATCGCGAGAGCATGGCCCAAACGGGCGTGGGTGCTCGCAACAAACGTAGCGGTCCGAACGATCTGTACATCGTGCCTTTGGGCAACGCGCTCCAAGCTGCCCGAAAGACGGACAAGTTGATTCGACAGGCCAAGGGACTCGACCCGGGTTCGTCAGAAGCGATCATCATCGCCGATGAAACGACTCCCTATCGCCTGCTCATCGAGGTGCTCTTTACCCTCGGGCAGAACGAGTTCGGGAAGTATCACTTGATGGTGATGCAGGGCGGCTCCGCCGCTCCCTGACGGCCGGCCGCAAAGCCATCCGAGAGCCGCAGCCCTGGACGCGGCGGCCCTGCTCGCGCGAGCCGCGTCTTCTTGCGCGTCGTGCGAGCCGTGTCGCGCGCCGTCGTGCGCATCGTGCAGACCGCGTCTCATCCACAACGCTGAATGACACGGGTGCATCGTCGAGGCGGCCGAGGGCGATTCGGCCTTGCTGGTCGCAGGGGGTCATGGTACCAGTTCGGTGCTCGCGCTCCTCCAGGGGGAGCGTCCCGTCACCGCCCAGGAGACCCCCCGGCTCCTGGCGAGTTTCGGAGGCGACCCTCGGACCAAACCATCCGCATGCGAATGTCCCCACGGGGGCGCAGCGCCGACGGTGCCGGAGATAGGCACTCAAAGAACCAAATGCCGTGACCCAGTTCGGGCTGATCCTCGCTCTCGAGTCCTCAGGGCTCGTGTTTGCACTGTTGCTCACGCGGTGGCTTGCCACACGCGACGGCGGCGGCGCGGAGCTGCGACGCATCGCAGGGGCCCTGTCCCGCGCCGTAGATGCTTTTCTTTCCGAACAATTGCGAGTCATCGCGCTCGGGGCAGGACTGGCTGCCGCAGTCGCGTTCGGAATTCATGCGGCGCTGGCGCCCGCAGCCGCGGTGCTCTCGCGCCTCGAAGTCGCATTCTGGGCAGCGCTGGGCCTGGCGTGCGGGGCGGCTTGTACCGCGCTCGCTTCCCGGGCCGCAGCCCGCCTGGCAGTCAGTGGCAGTCTGCGCGCCCTGGGCGGCGCACGTACGAGCGCCGACGCGGGACTTGCCGTCGCCATGCGCGCCGCAGGCGGGAGTGCCCTGGTGGTCGAGGGCCTAGCGGTCATCGGCTTGTGCCTCCCCTTCACTCTGCTCTACGCCATGAAAGGCGGCCTCTCTGCGGATGCTCCCACGGCTGCGAGCCTTTTCGTCGCCGTGGTCGCCGTGGCGCCCGGGTTTGGTCTGGGCGCGGGATTGGGCGCGTTGATCGTGCAGCGCGCTGGCTCCGTTTTCCACAACGCTGGAGACATTGCAGCGGATTTGGCGGGTGAGCGCGACGCAGGCCTCGACCACGACGACGCCCGGAATCCAGCCGTCGTCACCGATCTCGTGGGCGACTACGTCGGCGTGGCAGCCCGCCGCGCCGCGCACGCCTTTCTCTCGGCCACGCTCGTCAACTTGGCCATCGCGCTCTTGGGTGCGGCGCTCGTCAAGCTGCACCCCGAGGACCCACGCAGCGTGTTGCCCATCGTGTTCCTGCCCGCACTGGTGCGCAGCTTCGGCATCGTCAGCACCGCCTTTTCCGTGATGACCGTGCGCACGGACGAACAGGGGGACGTGGTGACCAGTCTGTGGCGCGGGCAGGCAACCCACACGTTGATCGCCCTCGGCTCGAGCGCGGGAGTCGCG is a genomic window of Polyangiaceae bacterium containing:
- a CDS encoding biopolymer transporter ExbD; protein product: MSDSLSAGQRSKIRRLSQPKELSPDEEGGELNIVPFLDIIVNILIFVLATVAVTFTATIDTQPPASKSSGVRQVETSALNLTVFIVNDGFSIKASGGNIAPGCDAPGAGITVPKKGSQYDYDALNTCAVKLKKASPDFAEENQVYITANPGTDYQTLIATIDALRSTPQGDALFEDVNFKVPR
- a CDS encoding biopolymer transporter ExbD is translated as MSQAGQPPAGGGAPPQRASVVRYKAELRKAVRRNAIEPDINFLNITAMLDIMTIILVFLLKSLGESSASVPQSDDLRLPRSVVRTQPSDEGVVVTVSKTQILVADDRVVTLPNRESMAQTGVGARNKRSGPNDLYIVPLGNALQAARKTDKLIRQAKGLDPGSSEAIIIADETTPYRLLIEVLFTLGQNEFGKYHLMVMQGGSAAP